The following are encoded together in the Cicer arietinum cultivar CDC Frontier isolate Library 1 chromosome 2, Cicar.CDCFrontier_v2.0, whole genome shotgun sequence genome:
- the LOC101490008 gene encoding toll/interleukin-1 receptor-like protein encodes MAWSYSSSTSSSNNTPPQEKHEVFICFRSDDTRNTFTSHLNGALKRLDIRTYIDNNLNSGDEISATIVRAIEEATLSVIVFSKNFAASKWCLEELVKILECRKMKGQIVVPVFYDVDPSDVRNQRGTYAEAFAKHVRNFELKTKVQAWRNCLVEGANYSGWDCNVNRTELELVEEIAMDLLHKLNRVNVGDLDYQIAKLEQLAKLQYQFYQSTISLENLNKHQSTIQRITELKMERSVRLLRLSSDMLSHLDNKSFPF; translated from the exons ATGGCATGGTCATATTCTTCTTCCACCTCCTCTTCTAACAATACACCTCCTCAAGAAAAACACGAAgtgtttatttgttttagaaGTGATGACACACGAAACACATTCACAAGCCATCTTAATGGTGCTTTGAAAAGATTAGACATAAGAACTTATATAGACAACAATCTTAACAGTGGTGATGAAATTTCAGCTACGATTGTTCGTGCCATCGAAGAAGCGACGCTATCCGTTATCGTTTTCTCTAAAAACTTTGCAGCGTCGAAATGGTGTTTGGAAGAGCTTGTGAAAATACTTGAATGTAGAAAAATGAAAGGGCAAATTGTTGTGCCTGTTTTCTATGATGTAGATCCTTCTGATGTTAGGAATCAAAGGGGAACCTATGCTGAAGCTTTTGCTAAGCATGTGAGAAATTTTGAGTTGAAAACTAAGGTGCAAGCTTGGAGGAATTGTTTGGTGGAAGGTGCTAATTATTCTGGTTGGGATTGCAATGTCAATAG GACAGAACTCGAATTAGTGGAGGAAATTGCAATGGATTTGCTACACAAGCTGAATCGAGTAAATGTTGGCGACCTAGACTATCAAATTGCTAAATTGGAGCAACTTGCAAAGCTACAATATCAGTTCTATCAAAGCACAATTAGCCTTGAAAATCTTAACAAGCATCAATCAACCATTCAACGTATCACAGAACTTAAAATGGAGAGAAGTGTTCGCTTGCTTCGTTTGTCATCTGACATGCTTTCACATTTAGACAACAAAAGTTTTCCATTTTAA
- the LOC105851138 gene encoding toll/interleukin-1 receptor-like protein: MSHMAGSSSYNIPQNTHEVFLSFRGEDTRYTFTSHLHASLTRFQIKAYIDYNLVRGDEISTALTRAIEESKLSVVVLSENYANSKWCLDELSKIIECRKNNGQVVVPVFYGIDPTNVRNQTGTYEIAFAKHEKQFRSNMSKVHRWRSALAEVANLAGWSCSVQSMESELVERIGRDVLEKLNHVYVGDIDEEINKYEQLSNLQAMNLMRGSGFNTQLWHELQATNQHIGQLRMKKNVILLRLPRGV; this comes from the exons ATGTCTCATATGGCAGGGTCTTCCTCCTACAACATTCCTCAAAATACTCATGAGGTATTTCTTAGCTTTAGAGGTGAGGACACACGCTACACCTTCACAAGCCATCTTCATGCTTCCTTAACCAGGTTTCAAATCAAAGCCTACATAGACTACAATCTTGTGAGAGGGGATGAAATTTCAACAGCACTTACAAGAGCAATTGAGGAATCAAAGCTTTCCGTTGTTGTTTTGTCTGAAAACTATGCAAATTCAAAGTGGTGTTTGGATGAGCtttcaaaaataattgaatgtagAAAGAATAATGGACAAGTTGTAGTGCCTGTTTTCTATGGTATAGATCCAACTAATGTGCGTAATCAAACAGGAACTTATGAAATTGCGTTTGCTAAACATGAGAAACAATTTAGGAGTAACATGAGTAAGGTGCATAGGTGGAGGAGTGCTTTGGCTGAAGTTGCAAATTTAGCTGGGTGGAGCTGCTCTGTTCAAAG CATGGAATCCGAACTCGTGGAAAGAATTGGTAGAGATGTGTTGGAGAAATTAAATCATGTCTATGTTGGTGACATAGACGAGGAGATCAATAAGTATGAGCAACTATCAAACCTTCAAGCAATGAATCTCATGCGAGGAAGTGGGTTCAATACACAACTTTGGCATGAACTTCAAGCAACAAACCAGCATATTGGGCAGCTTAGAATGAAGAAAAACGTAATTCTACTTAGATTACCACGTGGTGTATAG
- the LOC101496819 gene encoding toll/interleukin-1 receptor-like protein, giving the protein MAWSTSTTTPQANHEVFLSFRGEDTRYNFTSHLHATLTRLEVRTYIDYNLQRGDEISSALLRAIEDAKLSVIVFSKNYANSRWCLDELVKILECKRMKGQIVLPIFYDIDPSHVRNQTGSYAEAFLKHEQNFKGRMEKVHKWREALRDAANFSGWDCSVNRIEAELLEKIAKDVIEKLNRVYVGDLDHQIAKLEQLANLQYQFYQSIISLDNLNKYQSTVQRITELKMERNVRLLRLTPDMLSHLGN; this is encoded by the exons ATGGCATGGTCAACCTCTACCACTACCCCTCAAGCAAACCATGAAGTGTTCCTCAGCTTTCGAGGTGAGGACACGCGCTACAACTTCACTAGCCACCTTCATGCAACTTTGACTAGGCTTGAAGTCCGCACATACATTGACTACAATCTTCAAAGAGGAGATGAGATCTCGTCCGCACTTCTTAGGGCGATTGAAGACGCAAAACTTTCCGTTATTGTTTTCTCTAAAAACTATGCAAACTCTAGGTGGTGTTTGGATGAACTTGTGAAAATACTTGAATGTAAGAGAATGAAGGGGCAAATTGTTTTgcctattttttatgatattgatCCTTCCCATGTGCGCAACCAAACGGGGAGTTATGCGGAGGCATTTTTAAAACATGAGCAAAATTTTAAAGGGAGAATGGAGAAAGTGCATAAGTGGAGGGAGGCTTTGAGAGATGCAGCCAATTTCTCTGGTTGGGATTGCTCTGTTAATAG GATAGAAGCCGAACTTCTTGAGAAAATTGCAAAGGATGTAATTGAAAAACTAAATCGAGTATATGTTGGAGACCTTGATCATCAAATTGCTAAGTTGGAGCAACTTGCAAATCtccaatatcaattctatcaaAGCATAATTAGCCTTGACAATTTGAACAAGTATCAATCAACGGTTCAACGTATCACAGAACTTAAAATGGAGAGAAATGTTCGTTTGCTTCGCTTGACACCTGATATGCTTTCACATTTAGGGAACTAA
- the LOC140919240 gene encoding uncharacterized protein, producing the protein MSMWKLDPDNVKKYIVDMFLGNIESDKLFLAPYNSGAHWVLFAINAVSEVIYYLDPVHGNYSNHPEIKTMLDTALKVFRAQRGATVSKQKSNIIYLDPNKVPSSNKQHRLWVLRIEIHEGDC; encoded by the exons atgtcgatgtggaaactcgatccagacaatgtaaaaaaatacattgtagatatgtttttaggaaatatagaaagtgataaattgttcttggcaccatataattcagg ggcacattgggtgctatttgcaatcaatgcggtctctgaagttatatactatttggatcccgtgcacggcaaTTACAGCAATCACCCCGAAATAAAgactatgctcgacac tgccttaaaagtttttcgagctcaaagaggtgctacagtgtcgaagcaaaagtctaatataatttacttggatcccaataaagtgccctcgtcaaacaaacaacatcgactgtgggtactacgtattgagattcatgaaggagattgttga